A part of Tessaracoccus timonensis genomic DNA contains:
- the atpD gene encoding F0F1 ATP synthase subunit beta — translation MTTTTAQTTAAGRVARVIGPVVDVEFAADQLPEIGNALKVETDVMGVKQTITLEVALHVGDNIVRAISLKPTDGMRRGAEVVDTGAPISVPVGDVTKGHVWNVTGDVLNADPATVEVTERWPIHRDPPPFDALESRTEMLETGIKVLDLLTPYVKGGKIGLFGGAGVGKTVLIQEMIYRIAHNFGGTSVFAGVGERTREGNDLINEMEEAGVLKDTALCFGQMDEPPGTRLRIALTGLTMAEYFRDVQNQDVLLFIDNIFRFTQAGSEVSTLLGRMPSAVGYQPNLADEMGQLQERITSTRGHSITSMQAIYVPADDYTDPAPATTFAHLDATTELSREIASRGLYPAVDPLTSSSRILDPQYVGQEHYDTASQVKQILQRNKELQDIIAILGIDELSEEDKITVNRARRIQQFLSQNTYMAEKFTGIEGSTVPLADTIEGFQMICRGDVDHVPEQAFFNVGGMDMVMENYDKMKKDA, via the coding sequence ATGACCACAACTACTGCACAGACCACGGCAGCCGGGCGCGTCGCCCGAGTCATCGGCCCCGTGGTGGACGTCGAGTTCGCGGCTGATCAGCTCCCTGAGATCGGCAACGCACTCAAGGTGGAGACCGACGTCATGGGCGTCAAGCAGACGATCACCCTCGAGGTGGCGCTCCACGTTGGCGACAACATCGTCCGTGCCATCTCCTTGAAGCCCACCGACGGAATGCGTCGCGGCGCCGAAGTCGTGGACACCGGGGCACCGATCTCGGTTCCCGTCGGCGATGTCACCAAGGGCCACGTTTGGAACGTGACCGGCGATGTACTCAACGCTGACCCGGCCACCGTCGAGGTAACCGAGCGCTGGCCTATTCACCGCGATCCGCCGCCGTTCGATGCCCTCGAATCGCGCACGGAGATGCTGGAGACGGGCATCAAGGTGCTCGACCTGCTCACCCCGTACGTGAAGGGCGGCAAGATCGGCCTCTTCGGCGGCGCTGGTGTGGGTAAGACGGTGCTCATCCAGGAGATGATTTACCGCATTGCGCACAACTTCGGTGGTACCTCGGTGTTCGCCGGCGTTGGTGAGCGCACCCGTGAGGGTAACGACCTCATCAACGAAATGGAGGAGGCCGGCGTTCTCAAAGACACCGCCCTCTGCTTCGGCCAGATGGACGAGCCCCCGGGCACGCGTCTGCGTATCGCGCTCACCGGCCTGACCATGGCGGAGTACTTCCGCGATGTGCAGAACCAGGACGTGCTGCTGTTCATCGACAACATCTTCCGCTTCACCCAGGCCGGCTCCGAGGTGTCGACGCTGCTTGGCCGTATGCCGTCGGCGGTTGGCTACCAGCCCAATCTCGCGGACGAGATGGGGCAGCTGCAGGAGCGCATTACGTCGACCCGCGGCCACTCGATTACGTCGATGCAGGCCATTTACGTGCCGGCTGATGACTACACCGACCCGGCCCCGGCGACGACGTTCGCTCACCTGGACGCCACCACGGAGCTCTCGCGTGAGATCGCTTCGCGTGGTCTCTACCCGGCAGTGGATCCGCTGACGTCTTCGTCGCGCATCCTTGACCCGCAGTACGTGGGCCAGGAGCACTACGACACCGCCTCCCAGGTGAAGCAGATTCTGCAGCGCAACAAGGAACTGCAGGACATCATCGCCATCCTCGGTATTGACGAGCTGTCTGAGGAAGACAAGATCACGGTGAACCGTGCACGTCGCATCCAGCAGTTCCTCTCGCAGAACACCTACATGGCCGAGAAGTTCACGGGCATTGAGGGCTCGACGGTGCCACTCGCTGACACCATCGAGGGCTTCCAGATGATCTGCCGTGGCGACGTCGACCATGTGCCTGAGCAGGCGTTCTTCAACGTCGGTGGTATGGACATGGTGATGGAGAACTACGACAAGATGAAGAAGGACGCCTAA
- a CDS encoding F0F1 ATP synthase subunit epsilon codes for MARPPLKLEVVSASRRVWSGEAVQVIVRTVEGDMGILPGHEPVFALLVPSRVQIVTADGRQEALYVDEGFISCADGRVSILTQTASLGDEISTAEAQKELDELMLKYQAGEQSDAERHRIHMLKAQLAAAEQYASK; via the coding sequence GTGGCACGTCCTCCGCTGAAGCTTGAAGTAGTGTCCGCCAGCCGACGTGTCTGGTCCGGCGAGGCGGTGCAGGTGATTGTGCGCACCGTCGAAGGTGACATGGGCATCCTGCCCGGGCACGAGCCGGTGTTCGCGCTGCTCGTCCCCAGCAGAGTGCAGATTGTCACAGCTGATGGCAGGCAGGAAGCGCTGTACGTCGACGAAGGGTTCATCTCCTGTGCGGATGGGCGCGTGTCCATCCTCACCCAGACGGCGTCCTTGGGTGATGAGATCTCCACCGCTGAGGCGCAAAAGGAACTGGATGAGCTCATGCTCAAGTACCAAGCGGGAGAGCAAAGCGACGCTGAGCGCCATCGCATTCACATGTTGAAGGCGCAGCTCGCTGCGGCTGAACAATACGCGTCGAAGTAG
- a CDS encoding DUF2550 domain-containing protein, whose protein sequence is MLLVALIIAPLVFLYARRRWLTGQGGAFDCAMRRVGEDPTFRWHLGMGRYRGEELQWFRAFSLSMRPALRLRRGQIHSSAAREPNRADSFLLYDNSCVLTVRDATRGRSYYFGVERDVATALMSWMEAAPPGLYPPSGPATSE, encoded by the coding sequence TTGCTGCTCGTTGCGCTCATCATCGCGCCTTTGGTCTTTCTCTATGCCCGGCGACGCTGGCTCACCGGCCAGGGCGGTGCGTTCGACTGTGCGATGCGCCGTGTGGGAGAGGACCCGACGTTTCGCTGGCATCTGGGCATGGGGAGATACCGCGGGGAAGAGCTCCAATGGTTTCGCGCGTTCTCACTCTCGATGCGCCCCGCATTGCGGCTGCGGCGCGGGCAGATTCACTCCAGCGCGGCGAGAGAACCCAATCGTGCAGACTCGTTTCTGCTGTACGACAACTCGTGCGTCCTCACCGTTCGAGATGCCACGCGCGGGCGCAGCTACTACTTCGGGGTAGAGCGCGACGTCGCCACCGCACTCATGAGCTGGATGGAGGCCGCACCTCCAGGGCTGTACCCACCGTCGGGGCCAGCCACATCCGAGTAG
- a CDS encoding helix-turn-helix transcriptional regulator yields MDPQPDIASVAAHFADRSRAAMMLELLDGNARPVTRLAQVAGVRTSTASEHLSRLAGAGLLVVEPEGRVRRYRLAGPHVAVVLESLIPLASTPGVTGLRQASQWDRLRVARSCYDHLAGSLGTDILAGLVEVETLRRTDGIQGTVRGPLDAIAGPTATGYVLGPHAAQHFARIGIDLAVVQAGRRPLLKVCTDWTEQRHHLAGGLGAALMRALIDRGWIERRPGRRDLLIHKPEDIQDWLTTA; encoded by the coding sequence CACTTCGCCGATCGGTCACGCGCCGCGATGATGCTCGAACTGCTCGACGGCAACGCCCGCCCCGTGACGCGCCTGGCCCAGGTGGCAGGGGTGCGCACCTCCACCGCCAGCGAGCACCTGTCCCGCCTGGCGGGGGCAGGACTGCTCGTCGTCGAGCCCGAGGGACGGGTGCGTCGCTACCGGCTCGCAGGCCCCCACGTCGCGGTGGTCCTGGAGTCGTTGATCCCTCTGGCGTCCACCCCTGGCGTCACGGGGCTACGCCAGGCCAGCCAGTGGGACCGGTTGCGGGTGGCGCGCAGCTGCTACGACCACCTGGCCGGCAGTCTGGGCACCGACATCCTGGCGGGCCTGGTCGAGGTCGAGACGCTGCGCCGCACCGACGGCATCCAGGGCACCGTTCGGGGTCCGCTCGATGCCATCGCCGGCCCGACGGCCACCGGCTACGTGCTGGGTCCCCACGCTGCCCAGCACTTCGCCCGGATCGGTATTGACCTCGCCGTGGTGCAGGCTGGGCGTCGTCCCCTGCTGAAGGTGTGTACGGACTGGACCGAGCAACGCCACCACCTCGCTGGAGGACTCGGAGCCGCGCTCATGCGCGCCCTCATCGACCGAGGGTGGATCGAACGCCGCCCCGGACGGCGCGACCTCCTAATCCACAAACCAGAGGACATTCAAGACTGGCTCACCACTGCCTGA